A single genomic interval of Daucus carota subsp. sativus chromosome 1, DH1 v3.0, whole genome shotgun sequence harbors:
- the LOC108205270 gene encoding GATA transcription factor 26: MVKQGPCCHCGVTSTPLWRNGPEEKPVLCNACGSRWRTKGSLTNYRPLHLRAEPPEIIDYRVQRMKGLSINHKEAKVLKRKQNHDAEVAAKVAPDHGFHKGARDALDYNPGYFKTLAEDFSNRSSSGSAISNSESCVHLGSADANDLTGAPQSIVWDSVVPSRKRTCVRAKPSPVEKLTTDLYAILQEQTYLSGSTEEDLLLECDTPTVSVEIGHGSVLIRHPSSIAREEESEASSLSVSNKPCPANEACSQFTTLCNRTLNKFGNVSSAEIKKKGPTGQEMEQELYKRKKGQQEKLEILENHKSPLSSIDLKDVINFEEFGKHVTNFEWQELLKLLPSVDTVELPNSLRTMFNSLQFKESLSTFQKLLADGVFDLSSSEVNSEFNRSLKRLVLCNLTKSNWVEEYNLLKDTKCKSSFDSSSIARGNAAVAPAQSPNTQRSCDSEPPNLPGSKKAVNASYDNEAPLFGPKILLEAPRDSNSLMHDCFHFSAESSDHDLLLNIPSHSSFPQAELLLPNAGFGAQASTTSS, encoded by the exons ATGGTGAAGCAAGGACCTTGCTGTCACTGTGGTGTTACAA GTACTCCGCTTTGGCGGAATGGACCTGAAGAGAAGCCTGTGTTGTGTAATGCATGTGGATCACGCTGGAGAACTAAGGGATCACTTACAAACTACAGACCTCTTCATTTGAGGGCCGAACCACCTGAGATTATAGATTACAGGGTTCAACGTATGAAGGGCCTATCCATAAATCATAAAGAAGCAAAGGTTCTAAAACGAAAGCAAAACCATGACGCAGAAGTTGCCGCTAAGGTTGCTCCTGATCATGGTTTCCACAAGGGTGCTCGGGATGCTCTTGACTACAATCCCGGATACTTTAAGACCCTTGCTGAAGATTTTAGTAATAGATCAAGTTCTGGCTCTGCAATATCCAACTCTGAAAGTTGTGTGCATCTTGGCAGTGCAGATGCAAATGACTTGACAG GTGCCCCCCAATCCATTGTATGGGATAGTGTGGTACCCTCGAGAAAGAGGACCTGTGTTCGTGCAAAGCCATCTCCAGTCGAAAAGCTTACTACAGATTTATATGCCATTCTACAAGAACAGACATACCTCTCTGGGTCAACTGAAGAGGATTTGCTCTTGGAGTGTGACACTCCAACAGTCTCTGTGGAGATTGGACATGGAAGTGTACTTATTCGGCATCCAAGTTCAATAGCTCGTGAGGAGGAATCTGAAGCTAGCTCGCTTTCAGTTTCTAACAAGCCATGTCCTGCTAATGAAGCTTGTTCACAGTTTACTACTCTTTGTAACCGTACTTTGAACAAGTTTGGTAATGTTTCATCTGCTGAAATCAAGAAAAAAGGGCCGACTGGTCAGGAAATGGAACAGGAACTATATAAAAG AAAGAAGGGCCAGCAAGAAAAACTAGAGATCCTTGAGAATCACAAATCACCTCTATCTTCTATAGATTTAAAA GATGTCATAAACTTTGAGGAGTTTGGAAAGCACGTAACTAACTTTGAATGGCAAGAATTACTGAAGTTATTACCTTCTGTTGATACTGTCGAACTTCCAAACAG CCTCAGAACCATGTTTAATAGCCTTCAGTTTAAGGAAAGCTTGTCCACTTTCCAGAAACTTCTCGCGGATGGTGTTTTTGACCTCTCCTCATCAGAGGTTAATAGTGAATTCAATAGATCCTTGAAGAGGCTCGTGCTTTGCAATTTGACCAAATCAAATTGGGTGGAAGAATATAATTTACTAAAG GATACAAAATGTAAAAGTAGTTTCGACAGTTCTTCAATCGCAAGAGGAAATGCAGCTGTTGCTCCTGCTCAATCACCGAATACACAAAGATCATGTGATAGTGAACCTCCGAATCTTCCAG GAAGTAAAAAAGCTGTGAACGCCAGCTATGACAATGAAGCACCTTTATTCGGTCCAAAAATCCTACTTGAGGCGCCTCGTGATAGCAATTCTCTTATGCACGACTGTTTTCACTTTTCAGCTGAAAGTTCTGACCATGATCTGTTGCTAAACATTCCATCCCACAGTTCCTTCCCTCAGGCAGAACTACTCTTGCCAAACGCGGGCTTCGGTGCTCAAGCTAGTACTACTAGTAGCTAA